The following nucleotide sequence is from Candidatus Krumholzibacteriia bacterium.
GGGGTCCTCGGGGAATTCGTAGAGGATGACGTGCGACAGCGCCTCGATGTCGATGCCCCGGGCAGCGATGTCCGTGGCCACCAGGAAGCGCAGCTTCTTGTCGTACACCCGCTCGAGCACCGCCTCCCGCGCCTTTTGGGTCAGATCCGAGCTCAGCTGATCCGCGTCGTAGCCGAACCGCTGCAGGACCACGGTGACGAAGTTCGTCGTCGTCCGCGTGTTGGCGAAGATGATCGCCGACTCGGGGTTCTCGATCTCTATGATGCGTACCAGCGCCCGGTCCTTGGCCATGGCGGGCACCTCGTAATACATGTGCTCGGTCTCGACGATGTGCTCGGCCCCGTGGCTCAGGCTCAGGGTCTCCGGCTCACGGAGGAACTGTCGCGCCAGCTCCCGCACGCCCGGGGGATAGGTGGCGGAGAACATGGCGGTGACGCGTTCGCGGGGGGGCAGGAAACGCATGAGGGCGCGGATATCGGGATAGAAGCCCACGGAAAGCATGCGATCGGCCTCGTCGAAGATCAGGAAGCGCAGACGCTGCAGCGACAGGGATTGCCGCATCAAGTGATCCAGGATGCGCCCGGGGGTCGCCACGACGAGGTGCACCCCTTCGTGCAGCGCCGTGAGCTGCGGCCCGTAGCCGACGCCACCATAGAGCGCCACAGAACGCAGGCGCGTCCCGCGGCCGAGCGCTTCGGCCTCCCCGTGCACCTGCCGCGCCAGCTCGCGCGTCGGCACCAGCACCAGCGCCTGCGCCACCGGTTGCCCCGTATCGAGCATCTGGAGGAGGGGCAGGATGAACGCGCCGGTCTTGCCGCTCCCGGTGCGCGACTGCACCATCACATCGCGCCGTGCCAGCAGGTAGGGAATGGTCTTGCTCTGCACCGGCATGAGCGTGTTCCAGCCCATGCCCTGCACGGCGGTCTGCAAGGATTCGGAAAGTTCCTTGAGGCCGATGGCGGGAAGACCCGCTGGCGCTGCCGGCGTCGGTTCCGCCACCGGCTCGGGAGTGCTTGGCTCAGGATTCATGCTGCTCCATGACGAAGGACGGGGGTCGCTGCTTTCGGCCGTGGTCCCCGCCCAAGGCACGCGAGGGGGACGCCGTCATCGGCGCCCTTCCGTGGTTCTTCGCTTTCACGGCTGGAAGGAGAGCAATTCGACGTCGAAGACCAACATGCCCTGCGGCGCGCCCTTCTGCCCCTTGTACGCCAGCGACTCGGGAATCCAGAAGCGCGTCTTCTCCCCTTCCACCATGAGCTGCACCCCTTCCGTCCAGCCGGCGATGACGCCGTCGAGAGGGAAGGTGATCGGCGCGCCCCGCGTCACCGAGCTGTCGAACATCATCCCGTCCGTCGTCCAGCCGGAGTAGTGCACCGTGACCTTACTGCTCTGGGTGGGATGCTTGGCTCCCTTGCCGGGCTGGAGCACCTTGTAGGCGAGTCCCGAGGCCGTGCGCTTGGCGTCCTTGGGCGGTGCCGCCACGTCGGCCGGCGTCTTGGGGGCCGCGACGAAATCGAGCAGCTCGACGTCGAAAACGAGCATCCCTGCCGGAGCCCCTGGGCGCCCCTTG
It contains:
- a CDS encoding FKBP-type peptidyl-prolyl cis-trans isomerase, which codes for MNTLNGSSRIWTRPLVSALLAITLQGAVPPRVAANPPQGEKALPAPEDVAAPPASVKKTPSGLAYRVLKAGTGKSHPGATDLVTVHYSGWTTDGLMFDSSVSRGEPASFALNRVIAGWTEGVQLMVEGEKTRFWIPEALAYKGRPGAPAGMLVFDVELLDFVAAPKTPADVAAPPKDAKRTASGLAYKVLQPGKGAKHPTQSSKVTVHYSGWTTDGMMFDSSVTRGAPITFPLDGVIAGWTEGVQLMVEGEKTRFWIPESLAYKGQKGAPQGMLVFDVELLSFQP
- a CDS encoding DEAD/DEAH box helicase; its protein translation is MNPEPSTPEPVAEPTPAAPAGLPAIGLKELSESLQTAVQGMGWNTLMPVQSKTIPYLLARRDVMVQSRTGSGKTGAFILPLLQMLDTGQPVAQALVLVPTRELARQVHGEAEALGRGTRLRSVALYGGVGYGPQLTALHEGVHLVVATPGRILDHLMRQSLSLQRLRFLIFDEADRMLSVGFYPDIRALMRFLPPRERVTAMFSATYPPGVRELARQFLREPETLSLSHGAEHIVETEHMYYEVPAMAKDRALVRIIEIENPESAIIFANTRTTTNFVTVVLQRFGYDADQLSSDLTQKAREAVLERVYDKKLRFLVATDIAARGIDIEALSHVILYEFPEDPEAYVHRTGRTGRAGASGEAISLVEPLEKLRLNAVVRQYGVDMQRRELPTDADVQAVVAERVTALLEARLRDLDRLVRERMQRMLSLARGLGENDDELAIIAMLLDEYYQKMLHAPPSPPLARREREAREAPPAPAGQPGGGRRRRRRR